A genomic region of Gemmata massiliana contains the following coding sequences:
- a CDS encoding M90 family metallopeptidase: MLFSWLRTRRRRKLLAEPFPLRWTEFLERNVGHYARLPLSDQARVRDATRILIAEKQWLGRGGLFITEEMRVTIAAQAALLLLDSDRGFYPWVREVVVFPTEFRTPVAGDDWEDDWLSDQPLAGQAVDRGPVLLAWDEVLSEGRAPDAGYNVVLHEFAHQLDFLDGASAGAPNLNDRALETRWKYVMRVAFEDHRRAIRESNPDTLFTPHAADNEMEFFADATEAFFCRAIDLKELHPEMYALLAAYYGIDPVARFGTGEREEKFKINP; encoded by the coding sequence ATGCTGTTTTCCTGGCTCCGCACCCGCCGTCGGCGCAAACTGCTCGCCGAACCGTTTCCGCTCCGGTGGACCGAGTTCCTCGAACGGAACGTCGGGCACTACGCGCGTTTACCTCTTTCCGATCAGGCGCGCGTCCGAGATGCGACCCGCATTCTCATCGCCGAGAAGCAGTGGCTCGGGCGCGGCGGGCTGTTCATTACCGAGGAAATGCGCGTCACGATCGCGGCGCAAGCGGCCCTGCTGCTCCTCGACTCCGATCGCGGCTTTTATCCGTGGGTGCGCGAGGTCGTCGTGTTCCCAACCGAGTTCCGAACGCCGGTCGCGGGGGACGACTGGGAAGACGACTGGCTGTCCGACCAGCCACTCGCCGGGCAAGCGGTCGACCGCGGTCCGGTGCTTCTGGCGTGGGACGAGGTGCTGAGCGAGGGCCGAGCGCCGGACGCGGGGTACAACGTCGTCCTCCACGAGTTCGCCCACCAGCTCGATTTCCTCGACGGCGCCTCCGCGGGTGCTCCGAATCTCAACGACCGCGCGCTCGAAACGCGATGGAAGTACGTGATGCGCGTCGCGTTCGAGGACCACCGCCGGGCCATACGCGAGAGCAACCCGGACACTCTCTTCACACCCCACGCGGCCGACAATGAGATGGAGTTTTTCGCCGACGCGACCGAAGCCTTCTTCTGTCGCGCGATCGACCTGAAGGAACTGCACCCGGAAATGTACGCACTCCTCGCGGCGTACTACGGCATCGACCCGGTTGCCCGGTTCGGAACCGGAGAACGGGAAGAAAAATTCAAGATTAACCCCTGA
- a CDS encoding MFS transporter, with the protein MSLPAATSRGRNLALLAALLGWMFDGMEMGLFPLLGRDALRELLHSGADKDTVNRWYGVILACFLVGAATGGVLFGWLGDKIGRVRAMTISVLLYSLCSGLSALSQEAWHLGLLRFVGALGMGGEWALGVALVMELWPNTSRAWLAGWIGAFGNLGYLICGGIALGLNHTEPGQLPRWLTSVGIPGDWATALTAHRNWRLLMLVGAIPALMTLLIRLFVPESDKWTKEKEAGRASHWSEVDLLGVVVGAAAALGVIYLWALPPGELAFAVRIAGSVVGLVVVIVGYLHPVRGYLSRGSLPVEVRSKTLRRMLLAAGLSGVPLLGTWAGLMWMYMWVDKIPGGNVPDAKPWMQMTSSVGAAIGCVVAAVVGGYFGRRPVYAVLCVVSMVTMIAFYQQGRLYAEGAPPFDVTFVLFSGLLGLISAAFYGWLPLYLPELFPTAVRATGQGFGFNFGRIIAAVGQLQMANLLRAFNDDYAQACAVVAGVYLVGLVLIMFAPETKGQPLPE; encoded by the coding sequence ATGAGTCTGCCCGCAGCCACGTCCCGCGGTCGCAACCTCGCGCTCCTCGCCGCACTGCTCGGCTGGATGTTCGACGGCATGGAAATGGGTCTGTTCCCGCTCCTCGGGCGCGACGCACTGCGCGAACTGCTGCACTCCGGCGCCGACAAAGACACCGTGAACCGCTGGTACGGCGTGATCCTCGCGTGCTTCCTCGTCGGGGCCGCGACCGGGGGCGTGCTGTTTGGCTGGCTGGGGGACAAGATCGGGCGCGTTCGCGCGATGACGATAAGCGTGCTGCTGTACTCGTTATGTAGCGGGCTGAGTGCGCTGTCACAAGAAGCGTGGCACCTGGGATTGCTCCGCTTCGTCGGCGCACTGGGAATGGGCGGCGAGTGGGCGCTGGGGGTCGCGCTGGTGATGGAACTGTGGCCGAACACGTCGCGTGCGTGGTTGGCCGGTTGGATCGGGGCGTTCGGGAACCTCGGGTACCTGATTTGTGGTGGCATCGCGCTGGGCTTGAACCACACGGAACCCGGTCAGCTTCCGCGGTGGCTCACCAGCGTCGGTATCCCCGGCGATTGGGCAACAGCTCTCACAGCGCACCGGAACTGGCGCCTGTTGATGCTCGTCGGCGCGATTCCGGCTCTTATGACGCTTCTGATTCGACTGTTCGTGCCCGAATCCGACAAGTGGACGAAGGAGAAAGAAGCGGGGCGCGCGTCGCACTGGTCGGAAGTGGACCTACTCGGCGTAGTCGTGGGGGCCGCGGCAGCATTGGGGGTGATCTACCTGTGGGCACTCCCGCCGGGAGAACTCGCGTTTGCGGTGCGCATCGCGGGTTCGGTCGTGGGATTGGTGGTGGTCATCGTCGGCTATCTGCACCCGGTGCGCGGGTACCTGTCGCGCGGGTCTCTCCCGGTCGAAGTTCGCAGCAAAACGCTCCGGCGCATGCTGCTCGCGGCCGGGTTGAGCGGCGTCCCGCTCCTCGGCACCTGGGCCGGGCTGATGTGGATGTATATGTGGGTGGACAAGATCCCCGGCGGTAACGTGCCCGACGCGAAGCCCTGGATGCAAATGACGTCGTCGGTGGGGGCGGCAATCGGGTGCGTGGTCGCCGCGGTGGTCGGCGGCTACTTCGGGCGCCGACCGGTGTACGCGGTCCTGTGTGTTGTCTCGATGGTGACGATGATCGCGTTCTACCAGCAGGGGCGACTCTACGCCGAAGGCGCCCCGCCCTTCGACGTGACGTTCGTGTTGTTCTCGGGGCTACTCGGGCTGATTTCGGCCGCGTTTTACGGCTGGCTGCCGCTCTACTTGCCGGAACTGTTCCCCACCGCGGTTCGTGCCACCGGGCAAGGGTTCGGCTTCAACTTCGGGCGTATCATCGCGGCCGTCGGGCAACTCCAAATGGCGAACTTGCTTCGCGCCTTCAACGACGACTACGCGCAGGCGTGCGCCGTGGTCGCGGGCGTTTACCTCGTGGGTCTGGTGCTCATCATGTTCGCACCTGAGACGAAGGGACAACCACTACCGGAGTGA
- a CDS encoding M1 family aminopeptidase, whose protein sequence is MAAAPPARPQYDLDVTIDDTTHRATIRERVTWTNTTKTATDQLVFNFYPHFQVPAGESLLFAKTLELLRLQPSLGIDRHGKAGNVTSAHLLGANSAPTPLSYSYDEKNTTALRFSLPNAVQPGQSVTIELVCDILLPNKQGRWGYYEGVTFLTNALPLLAVCDDGGWKPMPFVPWHQPWYNEAGVFRATVTVPENEKVACSAVIKSEQKLPGNKKKVLFEPFLGRDFAILSSARYQEFTSSTKLPDGREVKLRCLAFAQHEFYATEILKIVGEAISTFSQWFGPYPYSQFTVAESYFGWNGNECGGLIMVDDRVFGMPHLARGYVEYLVSHETCHQWWYNMIGTNGFTEPYLDEGAATYFTHRLINTKHGKNNTFLAWPKGLEWLPNIYRENYRNGSMYHALRNNEMPPAAQELPQYKHLFGLFTGAYDRGSRVFGMIEDRLGEAAFFDFIRGIVKKYSWSILTSELLRAELEAYTGRNWGEFFQRWVFGKGVTDWSVDRVTVEAMNGPRSRAGYSVSVTVKQSREFTEPTLLEFTRGTNSVRVPVGPFSEPVKFEQHNATATPLSDNRWRVDLELPFEPEQVTVDPDHVLLDANPNNNRWKPSIKARVTPLYTMLDETGLTSDYDRWNLTVGPWVWGPTAQDPWYTRSTMAGLRAGGLRTERYTAGAYTAVRSDYRDAVVGVDGKLLFEHREVGANWETRIGGPWGGLDGASGAQRGSIYMRNIHRESSSLYLPPMFYDEGFVTYQDNFLPFARRPEGDRWDRIWMAGWHVRLNLYTPYWDPECGLWADAMAAGGQANFADGWKPMAQGRAELAAVHTLPEWTGPLRVARIAGRVVGQFATPDRGQFFALGGGTLFRGFDLAERQGSALWVANLEMRWPLARNVTWDALDHSIGARNVWLATFYDVGGVYANGRLVGGNVAHAVGAGLRVDIAVFSFIERATLRFDVGKPLNGGGPLQFWFGVQHAF, encoded by the coding sequence TTGGCTGCTGCGCCACCGGCCCGTCCGCAGTACGACCTCGATGTTACCATCGACGATACCACGCACCGCGCAACGATCCGCGAGCGCGTGACGTGGACCAACACGACCAAAACAGCGACCGATCAGCTCGTTTTTAACTTCTACCCGCACTTCCAGGTGCCTGCGGGCGAATCGCTGTTATTTGCGAAGACGCTCGAACTGTTGCGCCTCCAGCCGTCGTTGGGCATCGATCGTCACGGGAAGGCCGGGAATGTCACCAGCGCGCACCTTCTCGGTGCTAACTCCGCTCCCACTCCCCTGAGCTACAGCTACGACGAGAAGAACACGACCGCTCTGCGCTTCAGCCTTCCGAACGCGGTGCAACCGGGGCAGAGCGTCACGATCGAGTTGGTGTGTGATATCTTGTTGCCCAACAAGCAGGGGCGCTGGGGGTATTACGAGGGTGTGACGTTCCTCACGAACGCGCTCCCGTTGCTCGCGGTGTGCGACGACGGCGGGTGGAAGCCGATGCCGTTCGTGCCGTGGCACCAGCCCTGGTACAACGAAGCCGGCGTTTTCCGTGCGACAGTCACGGTGCCGGAAAACGAGAAGGTCGCGTGCTCGGCAGTCATCAAGTCCGAACAGAAACTTCCCGGAAACAAGAAAAAGGTTTTGTTCGAGCCGTTCCTGGGTCGCGATTTCGCGATCCTCTCGTCCGCGCGCTACCAGGAGTTCACCAGTTCCACGAAACTCCCGGACGGCCGCGAAGTAAAGTTGCGGTGCCTCGCGTTCGCACAGCACGAGTTCTACGCCACGGAAATTCTGAAGATCGTCGGCGAGGCGATCTCGACCTTCTCGCAGTGGTTCGGGCCGTACCCGTACTCGCAGTTCACCGTCGCGGAGTCCTACTTCGGGTGGAACGGGAACGAGTGCGGCGGGCTCATCATGGTCGACGACCGCGTCTTCGGGATGCCGCACCTCGCACGCGGGTACGTCGAATACCTCGTGTCACACGAGACGTGCCACCAGTGGTGGTACAACATGATCGGCACGAACGGGTTCACAGAGCCCTACTTGGACGAGGGCGCGGCTACGTACTTCACGCACCGGCTCATCAACACCAAACACGGTAAGAACAACACGTTCCTGGCGTGGCCGAAGGGCCTGGAGTGGCTGCCGAACATTTATCGCGAGAACTATCGCAACGGCAGCATGTATCACGCGCTCCGCAACAACGAGATGCCCCCCGCGGCGCAGGAACTGCCCCAGTACAAACACCTGTTCGGCCTGTTCACGGGGGCTTACGACCGCGGGTCGCGGGTGTTCGGGATGATCGAGGACCGGCTCGGCGAAGCCGCGTTTTTCGACTTCATTCGCGGCATCGTGAAGAAGTATTCGTGGTCCATTCTCACATCGGAACTCTTGCGGGCCGAACTCGAAGCCTATACCGGCCGGAATTGGGGTGAGTTTTTTCAGCGCTGGGTGTTCGGTAAAGGAGTCACGGATTGGTCGGTCGACCGGGTCACCGTTGAGGCGATGAACGGTCCGCGCTCCCGGGCCGGCTATTCCGTGTCCGTTACGGTGAAGCAGAGCCGCGAGTTCACCGAACCGACGCTCCTCGAATTCACGCGCGGTACCAACAGCGTTCGGGTTCCGGTTGGCCCGTTCTCGGAACCGGTGAAATTCGAGCAGCACAACGCGACTGCGACACCGCTCAGTGACAACAGATGGCGCGTGGACCTGGAACTGCCGTTCGAGCCGGAGCAGGTGACCGTTGACCCCGACCACGTGTTGCTCGATGCGAACCCCAATAACAACCGGTGGAAACCGTCGATCAAGGCGCGCGTCACGCCGCTGTACACGATGCTCGACGAGACGGGGCTCACGTCCGATTACGATCGCTGGAACTTAACCGTCGGGCCGTGGGTGTGGGGACCAACCGCGCAAGACCCGTGGTACACGCGCTCCACGATGGCCGGGCTGCGGGCGGGCGGGCTCCGCACCGAACGCTACACGGCCGGGGCGTATACCGCGGTCCGCTCGGACTACCGCGACGCGGTCGTGGGCGTCGACGGTAAGTTGCTGTTCGAGCACCGCGAGGTCGGTGCGAACTGGGAAACGCGGATCGGCGGGCCGTGGGGCGGCTTGGACGGCGCGAGCGGGGCACAACGCGGCTCGATCTACATGCGGAACATTCACCGAGAGTCGTCGAGCCTTTATCTGCCGCCGATGTTCTATGACGAAGGGTTCGTGACCTACCAGGACAACTTCCTGCCGTTCGCCCGCCGGCCCGAGGGCGATCGCTGGGACCGGATCTGGATGGCGGGCTGGCACGTGCGCCTGAACCTGTACACGCCGTACTGGGATCCCGAGTGCGGACTCTGGGCCGACGCGATGGCAGCCGGTGGGCAGGCGAATTTCGCGGACGGCTGGAAGCCGATGGCGCAGGGGCGCGCGGAGCTTGCCGCGGTCCACACGTTACCGGAATGGACCGGACCGCTCCGCGTCGCGCGGATCGCGGGGCGCGTCGTGGGGCAGTTCGCGACGCCGGACCGCGGACAGTTCTTTGCGCTCGGGGGCGGCACGCTGTTCCGCGGGTTCGACCTCGCGGAACGCCAGGGGAGCGCCCTGTGGGTGGCGAACCTGGAAATGCGTTGGCCGCTCGCGCGGAACGTGACCTGGGACGCACTCGATCACAGCATTGGTGCGCGGAACGTCTGGCTCGCGACCTTTTACGACGTGGGCGGTGTCTACGCGAACGGCCGACTCGTTGGCGGAAACGTGGCCCACGCGGTCGGTGCGGGACTTCGTGTAGATATCGCGGTGTTCAGCTTCATCGAACGCGCCACGCTGCGGTTCGACGTGGGTAAGCCACTTAACGGCGGGGGACCGCTGCAATTCTGGTTTGGCGTTCAGCACGCATTTTGA
- a CDS encoding Trm112 family protein, protein MDDAFLAQLRCPLDPEREATLRRDEQQLVCSGCSVHFPIKQGLPVLVPDEADLPAGMREVSQLPCHRRANRRKNSN, encoded by the coding sequence ATGGACGACGCTTTCCTCGCACAACTTCGCTGTCCGCTTGATCCCGAGCGCGAAGCCACTCTTCGGCGCGACGAGCAGCAACTCGTTTGTTCCGGGTGTTCGGTGCATTTCCCCATCAAACAGGGCTTACCTGTGCTCGTACCGGACGAGGCTGATTTGCCGGCCGGGATGCGCGAAGTGAGCCAACTTCCCTGCCACCGTCGAGCGAATCGCCGGAAGAATTCCAACTGA
- a CDS encoding SMI1/KNR4 family protein translates to MPRYTIPPGSKDPGGIFYVPRVRISHAKHTSIAGVSVSEVGLGCADEIAALLSRMRELEPEVHIAGPATEEMIQQLEAAFRRPMPTSYRAFLTHFGGFSIVDSPYSGIICGTIDGARGSAWTDTQRARGWCQFPEHYLVVQPDKDGFKCLDFSRTAPDGEHPVVYHMPFRKTPFNELAPELRDVADRGFASDVLDLGRRRLTGSSLVCGLPAGTTE, encoded by the coding sequence TTGCCGAGATATACAATTCCCCCTGGGTCGAAAGACCCAGGGGGAATTTTTTACGTACCTAGAGTACGCATCTCGCACGCAAAACACACATCAATCGCTGGCGTCTCCGTTTCTGAAGTCGGGCTGGGATGCGCAGATGAGATCGCAGCCTTGCTCTCCCGAATGCGAGAGCTGGAGCCGGAAGTACATATTGCTGGACCGGCTACTGAGGAGATGATCCAGCAACTCGAAGCGGCATTCCGGCGCCCGATGCCAACGAGCTACCGGGCTTTCTTAACGCACTTCGGTGGATTCAGCATCGTTGATTCGCCGTATTCGGGAATCATCTGTGGCACAATTGACGGTGCTCGCGGATCGGCTTGGACCGACACGCAGCGCGCCCGTGGGTGGTGCCAATTTCCGGAACACTACCTCGTTGTGCAGCCCGACAAAGATGGCTTCAAGTGCTTGGACTTCAGTCGCACCGCGCCCGATGGCGAGCATCCGGTGGTTTACCACATGCCATTCCGTAAGACGCCGTTTAACGAGCTGGCTCCTGAGTTACGAGACGTGGCTGATCGAGGATTTGCGAGCGATGTGCTCGACTTGGGCCGAAGACGATTAACTGGCTCATCGCTGGTGTGTGGACTACCTGCCGGAACAACCGAGTAG
- a CDS encoding TIGR03067 domain-containing protein, whose amino-acid sequence MKWVTSAVVLAMCTTGYGADPTPQTELKALQGSWVAESEELNGVVTPKEKLDRTLLVEGDKATNTFKRGAATHTSEVKLVLDPSKAPKGMDMLGKDFERKAIYKLEDGKLWVCVQHDPKKERPTGFKTTADSGYGVAVYVKKK is encoded by the coding sequence ATGAAGTGGGTGACCAGCGCGGTGGTTTTGGCAATGTGTACGACCGGGTACGGAGCTGATCCGACGCCCCAAACAGAACTGAAGGCACTTCAAGGTTCGTGGGTGGCCGAGTCGGAGGAACTGAACGGCGTGGTGACCCCGAAAGAGAAACTGGATCGGACGTTGCTAGTGGAGGGGGACAAAGCGACCAACACGTTCAAGCGAGGAGCGGCAACGCACACGTCAGAAGTGAAGCTCGTGCTCGACCCGTCGAAGGCCCCAAAAGGGATGGACATGCTCGGTAAAGATTTCGAGCGGAAAGCCATCTACAAACTGGAAGACGGAAAGCTGTGGGTGTGCGTGCAACACGACCCGAAAAAGGAACGCCCGACCGGGTTCAAAACAACCGCCGACTCCGGGTACGGCGTGGCTGTGTACGTCAAGAAGAAATAA
- a CDS encoding AraC family transcriptional regulator: MNIPNLPAFDSDRDTVHIRRKVRFVRGGLVGMSEEITVPVAHRAVMGTGPYWFFARIERDAGAIGCQRPDEVAWVPFDRFCWFLPPYSLVELRFQEFHCVSTGVFCSGPLPEGVGNEPILFEAPVDPSPETPEAIAALVVGAGKSIQISRSQTPTALGSACKNVIDRHFDSAVPLSELAQALHVCPTQFSRAFKRDYGVPPRVYRHRLRVLHAIMKLLAGDKIAQVGFDVGFGDLSRFYKQFRAITRTSPGTYVPG, encoded by the coding sequence ATGAATATCCCAAACCTGCCCGCATTTGATTCGGACCGCGACACGGTCCACATCCGGCGTAAAGTTCGATTTGTTCGCGGTGGCTTGGTCGGAATGTCGGAAGAGATCACTGTGCCGGTCGCACACCGGGCGGTGATGGGGACGGGGCCGTACTGGTTCTTCGCGCGGATCGAACGGGACGCCGGTGCGATCGGCTGTCAGCGCCCGGACGAAGTGGCGTGGGTACCGTTCGATCGGTTCTGTTGGTTCCTCCCACCTTATTCACTTGTGGAACTTCGATTTCAGGAGTTCCACTGCGTTTCGACGGGCGTCTTTTGCAGCGGCCCGCTTCCCGAAGGCGTTGGGAACGAACCAATTCTGTTTGAAGCGCCGGTGGACCCAAGTCCAGAAACGCCCGAAGCGATTGCGGCGCTGGTCGTGGGTGCGGGGAAGTCGATTCAGATCAGCCGATCGCAAACCCCAACTGCGCTTGGCTCCGCGTGCAAAAACGTGATCGATCGACACTTCGATTCGGCCGTGCCGCTGTCCGAACTGGCCCAAGCACTTCACGTCTGCCCCACGCAGTTCAGTCGAGCGTTCAAGCGCGATTACGGCGTTCCGCCCCGCGTGTATCGGCACCGCTTGCGGGTGCTGCACGCGATCATGAAATTGCTCGCTGGGGACAAAATCGCGCAGGTCGGGTTCGACGTCGGATTCGGGGATCTGAGCCGCTTTTACAAGCAGTTCCGAGCGATTACGCGAACATCTCCGGGCACCTATGTGCCGGGGTAG
- a CDS encoding efflux RND transporter periplasmic adaptor subunit, which yields MSEVIIRREPASGALPARVRRWWIAALLFLVLGAGGAGVIASGALRAPSPAKPDDSEKRAESAKDTITMAKDKLSAAGVDTALVSAAPLRVNTWRTGRVALNDERVAHICPPVEGIVREVPVRLGHNVAAGDVLVVIDCRELSSLKLELVRARAALATEREAATRTRTTTTNAAELLKLLAADTPLTEIEKKLTDKPIGDWRAQLLGAYTRKEQLRTQLASLRSSAGAVPESVALKVQSETDAASATYTSLVEDLRYQVKYQVRQAELKLREAETAVDITRAKLVALGLVTETIDTLDPLAEGAKASLLTIRAPFAGTVVEKHVVLSERVGPQSQLFVLSDLSTVWIQADVFEADLPLIRRLTGRTIAFRSELAGIPERTATVVYTGDVIDKSSRTLTLTAETPNPERALKPGTMVEVGFDTGTSDPVIQVPASAVFRHENKPFVFVVTGTDTFTKREVALGRQAGDAVEITDGVRVGEAVVVRGGFVLKSELLKDQMVGE from the coding sequence ATGAGCGAAGTGATTATTCGCCGAGAACCGGCGTCGGGCGCGTTACCCGCACGGGTCCGGCGCTGGTGGATCGCGGCGCTACTATTCCTGGTGCTTGGTGCCGGAGGTGCGGGGGTCATCGCCTCCGGCGCGCTGCGTGCGCCCTCCCCAGCTAAACCTGACGACTCCGAAAAACGTGCCGAGAGCGCCAAAGACACCATCACGATGGCCAAGGACAAGCTGTCCGCGGCGGGAGTCGATACGGCCCTCGTTTCGGCCGCTCCGCTCCGGGTGAACACCTGGCGCACGGGCCGCGTGGCTCTCAACGACGAGCGCGTCGCCCACATCTGCCCGCCGGTTGAAGGGATCGTGCGCGAAGTTCCCGTGCGACTCGGGCACAATGTCGCGGCCGGCGACGTACTAGTCGTCATCGATTGCCGCGAGCTGAGTTCCCTGAAGCTGGAACTGGTCCGAGCGCGAGCGGCCCTCGCCACCGAGCGCGAAGCGGCCACGCGCACCCGAACGACGACCACTAACGCGGCCGAACTGCTGAAACTCCTTGCGGCCGACACGCCGCTGACCGAGATCGAGAAAAAGCTGACAGACAAGCCGATCGGTGACTGGCGCGCCCAACTCTTAGGCGCGTACACGCGAAAGGAACAACTTCGCACACAACTCGCGTCGCTCCGGTCCTCGGCCGGCGCCGTGCCCGAATCCGTCGCGCTCAAGGTGCAGTCCGAAACGGACGCGGCCAGCGCGACCTACACCAGCCTCGTTGAAGACCTCCGCTACCAGGTGAAGTACCAGGTCCGACAAGCGGAACTCAAACTCCGGGAAGCGGAAACGGCGGTGGACATCACCCGGGCCAAACTTGTGGCCCTCGGACTGGTCACTGAAACTATCGACACTCTCGACCCACTTGCAGAAGGCGCGAAGGCGTCTCTGCTCACGATCCGGGCGCCGTTTGCGGGCACCGTGGTCGAAAAGCACGTGGTACTGTCCGAGCGCGTCGGGCCGCAGTCGCAACTGTTCGTGTTGTCCGACCTGTCGACCGTCTGGATTCAGGCGGACGTGTTCGAGGCCGACCTGCCCCTGATTCGCAGGCTCACAGGCCGAACAATCGCGTTCCGTTCGGAACTGGCAGGTATCCCCGAGCGAACGGCGACGGTTGTGTACACCGGCGATGTCATCGACAAGTCATCCCGGACGCTGACACTGACCGCCGAAACACCAAACCCTGAGCGAGCGCTGAAGCCCGGCACGATGGTCGAGGTCGGGTTCGACACCGGCACGTCCGACCCGGTGATCCAGGTACCCGCATCGGCGGTCTTCCGGCACGAGAACAAACCGTTCGTGTTCGTGGTCACCGGCACGGATACGTTCACCAAGCGCGAAGTAGCACTGGGCCGACAAGCGGGCGACGCGGTCGAAATAACCGACGGAGTTCGGGTCGGTGAAGCGGTGGTCGTGCGGGGCGGGTTCGTGCTCAAGTCCGAGCTGCTCAAAGACCAAATGGTGGGGGAATAA